A DNA window from Candidatus Atribacteria bacterium contains the following coding sequences:
- a CDS encoding ABC transporter ATP-binding protein codes for MKQDYLVLENLEKIFGSGKKSVTAVDKVNLEVKKGELVTLLGPSGCGKTTALRMISGFELPTSGKIFIDGEDVTTTPPNRRPTTMVFQNYALFPHMTVYQNIAYGLKIHQEKEKAIRERTEKIMNLVGLKELGDRSPSQLSGGQQQRVSLARSLIMEPKVLLLDEPLSNLDAKMRVSTRLEIRKIQQRVGITSVYVTHDQEEAVTLSDRVVIMNAGKIQQIGTPQEIYAHPVNYFVADFIGKANFLEGKVATILSQKEIEVDIEGLKYKVSTPKKIFTEGDRIFLVIRPESTELEPKKPEAINGIISQVIYLGSRMVYEIKTEKNLLTVEIANPQEHKIFSIGEEVSVKLKEKSLHVIPYEEIKK; via the coding sequence ATGAAACAGGATTATCTTGTTCTTGAAAATTTAGAGAAAATTTTTGGAAGTGGGAAAAAAAGTGTTACAGCGGTAGATAAAGTCAATTTAGAAGTAAAAAAAGGAGAGTTAGTTACTCTTTTAGGACCTTCTGGGTGCGGGAAGACTACTGCTCTTCGTATGATATCTGGCTTTGAACTTCCCACTTCCGGGAAAATATTTATTGACGGAGAAGATGTTACTACCACTCCTCCAAATCGACGACCCACTACGATGGTGTTTCAAAATTATGCTCTATTTCCGCACATGACCGTATATCAAAATATTGCCTACGGATTAAAGATTCATCAAGAGAAAGAAAAGGCTATTCGAGAAAGAACAGAGAAGATCATGAATCTGGTAGGTTTGAAAGAATTAGGTGACAGGTCGCCTTCGCAGCTTTCTGGAGGTCAGCAGCAACGGGTTAGTTTAGCCCGCTCTTTAATTATGGAACCTAAAGTATTATTACTTGATGAGCCTCTTTCCAATCTTGATGCCAAGATGCGAGTATCTACCCGATTAGAGATTAGAAAAATACAGCAGAGAGTTGGCATAACTTCGGTGTATGTTACTCATGATCAGGAAGAGGCGGTGACTCTTTCTGACCGAGTAGTTATTATGAATGCAGGTAAGATTCAGCAGATAGGTACTCCTCAAGAAATCTATGCTCACCCGGTCAATTATTTTGTAGCTGATTTTATTGGCAAAGCAAACTTTTTAGAAGGAAAAGTAGCCACTATTTTATCTCAGAAAGAAATTGAGGTTGATATAGAAGGGTTAAAGTATAAAGTGTCTACACCTAAGAAGATCTTCACTGAAGGAGATAGAATTTTTCTGGTTATCAGGCCTGAATCTACTGAACTCGAACCTAAGAAACCAGAGGCTATTAATGGTATAATCAGTCAGGTGATTTATCTTGGTTCTAGGATGGTATACGAAATTAAAACTGAAAAAAATCTCCTCACCGTAGAGATTGCTAATCCTCAGGAGCATAAAATATTTTCTATAGGAGAGGAAGTATCTGTAAAATTAAAGGAAAAAAGTTTGCATGTTATCCCTTATGAAGAGATTAAAAAATGA
- a CDS encoding iron ABC transporter permease, with amino-acid sequence MSSSKRKIQEVTGNLRLIWKEPLLFVSILAIFYCLIVFVVFPIFQVFKTSLFIDKQWNLSNYFAIFSKRYYYQPFLNSMLLGVYTATIGTVIGFIFSYALTRTPMPFKNFFRMTATFPIISPPFVVALSAILLFGRAGNLNPLLTKIIGNYTIYGLGGLILVETIAYAPTAFLVLYGILQAIDPSLEEASMDLGASRAKVFSTITLPLATPGIASAWLLVFIQSLADFGNPMVISGNYRVLSVQAFLQITGMYDLSRGSTLAILLFIPTIVAFFLQKYWVSRKSYITVTGKPTGATIKQLEWYIKLPVYTCCIIFTGLVFLFYGTIVHGSFQTLWGVNSTLTLKHYVEMFQVGKDYLIDSLVLSSVATPIAGIIGIFISFLVIRKKFIGRGVMEFISMLTFAVPGTVVGIGYILAFNQRTVLFPFIMTGTAWIIIILLVFRNMPVGIRSGIAALQQIDPSIEEASTDLGADSNTTFRRITLPMIAPAFFSGLAYNFVKAMTAISAVIFVVSGKWNLITIAILGFVDNSRYAQAAAMCNLLIVIVLIALGIIQLIVNRIGKGVRTIDIVG; translated from the coding sequence ATGAGTAGCTCAAAGAGAAAAATACAGGAAGTCACCGGAAATCTACGCTTAATATGGAAAGAACCGTTGCTATTTGTATCTATTCTGGCGATTTTTTATTGCCTGATAGTCTTTGTAGTATTTCCGATATTTCAAGTCTTTAAAACGAGCTTATTTATTGATAAACAATGGAATCTTTCCAACTATTTCGCAATTTTTTCCAAAAGATATTATTATCAACCCTTTTTAAATAGTATGCTTTTAGGAGTGTACACTGCAACCATAGGTACTGTAATTGGATTTATCTTTTCTTATGCCCTTACCAGGACTCCGATGCCCTTTAAAAATTTTTTTCGGATGACTGCAACCTTTCCCATTATTTCTCCTCCCTTTGTAGTGGCACTATCAGCCATTCTGCTCTTTGGGAGAGCGGGGAATCTAAATCCCCTTTTAACTAAAATTATTGGAAACTATACCATATATGGGTTGGGAGGATTGATACTGGTTGAAACTATCGCTTATGCCCCGACAGCTTTTTTGGTTCTTTACGGTATTCTTCAAGCTATTGACCCATCATTAGAAGAGGCTTCTATGGATTTGGGAGCTTCAAGGGCAAAAGTGTTCTCTACTATTACTTTACCTTTAGCTACACCAGGCATTGCTAGTGCCTGGCTTTTGGTATTTATCCAATCTTTAGCTGATTTCGGAAATCCTATGGTTATCTCCGGAAATTATCGAGTTCTTTCAGTTCAAGCTTTTTTGCAAATTACCGGAATGTACGATTTGTCTCGGGGTTCTACTCTGGCCATACTTTTATTCATCCCTACCATAGTTGCTTTTTTTCTGCAAAAATACTGGGTTTCTCGAAAATCTTATATTACAGTTACCGGAAAACCTACCGGTGCCACCATTAAACAGTTGGAATGGTATATAAAACTACCGGTCTATACCTGTTGTATTATTTTTACCGGACTGGTGTTTCTTTTTTACGGAACCATCGTTCATGGTTCTTTTCAGACTCTCTGGGGAGTTAACTCCACCTTAACTCTAAAACATTATGTAGAAATGTTTCAAGTGGGCAAAGATTATTTAATTGATTCCTTAGTTCTTTCATCTGTGGCTACACCAATAGCGGGTATTATAGGCATTTTTATCTCTTTTCTGGTGATAAGGAAAAAATTTATTGGCCGGGGGGTAATGGAATTTATCTCCATGCTTACTTTTGCGGTTCCCGGGACGGTAGTTGGCATAGGGTATATCTTGGCATTTAACCAAAGAACTGTACTGTTTCCTTTTATCATGACCGGAACAGCTTGGATTATCATCATTCTTTTGGTATTTAGAAATATGCCGGTAGGGATACGCTCTGGAATTGCTGCTCTGCAGCAAATTGACCCTTCTATCGAGGAAGCCTCAACTGATCTGGGTGCAGATAGTAATACTACTTTTCGCAGGATTACTTTACCGATGATTGCCCCCGCTTTTTTCTCCGGTCTTGCCTATAATTTTGTAAAAGCTATGACGGCTATCAGTGCGGTAATTTTTGTCGTATCGGGTAAATGGAATTTAATTACCATAGCTATACTGGGTTTTGTAGATAATAGCAGGTATGCACAAGCAGCAGCGATGTGCAATTTGTTGATTGTTATTGTTTTAATTGCCTTAGGGATTATCCAGTTAATTGTCAATCGTATTGGAAAAGGCGTAAGAACTATTGACATTGTTGGCTAA
- a CDS encoding HAD family hydrolase: MALPRLTEEQIKEDAEQQLRKFKRTKDFLVAIDTDGCVTDNMNGKQMLIFHPQFMEFYQLWEIESYFREIAEYYNLFSIDRGCNRFIAIQLILTALQNRADVQRVVQERHVKLPDIKSLNEYIAYTKENKLGLGNPSLEGFIHKNPKNFALYKLLGWSEAVNRTFPYISAKMPPFNQVKECLELITQSADILIVSKTPYSDLANYWEAQGIAQYAQIIAGQEMGSKQHHIEIAKKAGKYEDDQVMMIGDGGGDLKAVKANNGLFYPTPPGQEQKAWHDFPGAFQRFIKRKYKGEYEDWLLQVFNQGLFTSPPWQKNGYDHQRSYRERQEIRKTLYRKFNPQGRLLIL; encoded by the coding sequence ATGGCTTTACCCAGGCTTACCGAAGAACAGATAAAGGAAGACGCGGAACAACAATTAAGAAAATTTAAAAGAACAAAAGATTTTTTGGTTGCTATCGATACCGACGGTTGTGTTACCGACAATATGAATGGAAAACAGATGTTAATTTTTCACCCTCAATTTATGGAATTTTACCAATTATGGGAGATTGAATCTTACTTCCGGGAAATTGCCGAATATTATAATCTTTTTTCTATAGATAGAGGGTGTAATAGATTTATTGCCATTCAACTTATCCTTACCGCTCTTCAAAATAGAGCAGATGTTCAGCGAGTGGTACAGGAAAGGCATGTCAAGCTACCCGATATAAAATCCCTGAATGAATATATCGCTTATACCAAGGAAAATAAATTAGGTTTGGGGAATCCAAGTTTGGAAGGATTTATCCATAAAAATCCCAAAAATTTTGCTTTATATAAACTTTTAGGATGGAGTGAAGCAGTTAACAGAACATTTCCCTATATTTCTGCAAAGATGCCGCCTTTTAATCAAGTAAAAGAATGTTTAGAATTAATTACTCAATCTGCTGATATATTAATTGTTTCTAAAACACCATACTCAGATTTAGCAAACTATTGGGAAGCTCAAGGGATTGCTCAATACGCTCAGATTATTGCTGGTCAGGAAATGGGGTCAAAACAGCATCATATTGAGATTGCCAAAAAAGCAGGCAAGTATGAAGATGATCAGGTGATGATGATTGGTGATGGTGGAGGCGATTTAAAAGCAGTTAAAGCAAATAACGGGCTTTTTTATCCTACGCCTCCAGGTCAAGAACAGAAAGCATGGCATGATTTCCCCGGAGCATTTCAAAGATTTATTAAAAGAAAATATAAAGGTGAATATGAAGATTGGCTTTTACAGGTATTTAATCAAGGACTCTTTACTTCTCCGCCATGGCAGAAAAATGGTTATGATCACCAAAGGTCTTACAGAGAAAGACAAGAGATAAGAAAAACCTTATATAGAAAATTTAATCCCCAAGGCAGACTGCTAATATTATAA
- a CDS encoding ABC transporter substrate-binding protein produces the protein MVIVMLCSILVTGLAAGKVLHMYTAFDTEEAQYYIEAFEKETGIDVEWVRMSSGEVLARIEAEAANPQASMWHAGSNTSHINAASKGLLEPYKPNTDFELKDILHAKDWAWTGFYTGAIGFVSNVNFLKEHNVEAPTSWSHLLNPAFKQNVAIAYPYTSGTSYTTYATLVQMVGLEKALNWWEEFDKQSIFQYTKSGTGCIPMVGLGEIAVGIAFSHDILAKGVNEGYPVVMTFPLEGTGYEVGGLSLIKGGPEPELAKQFIDWCFTKKAQDLFQKYNRLPVNPKATVAEGSVTLDKVKLIDYDAIWAGEHKDELVTAWRDRIGK, from the coding sequence ATGGTTATTGTTATGTTGTGCAGTATTTTAGTAACAGGTCTGGCAGCAGGCAAGGTGCTTCATATGTATACAGCATTTGATACCGAAGAAGCTCAGTATTACATTGAGGCTTTTGAGAAAGAAACGGGAATTGATGTAGAATGGGTGAGAATGTCTTCCGGTGAAGTATTAGCCCGAATAGAAGCAGAAGCGGCTAATCCTCAAGCAAGCATGTGGCATGCAGGTTCCAATACCTCTCATATAAATGCAGCATCTAAAGGATTACTTGAACCGTATAAACCTAATACCGATTTTGAATTAAAAGATATTTTACATGCAAAGGATTGGGCTTGGACCGGATTTTACACCGGGGCAATCGGCTTTGTATCTAATGTGAATTTTTTAAAGGAACATAATGTAGAAGCACCGACTTCCTGGTCTCATCTTTTAAACCCAGCTTTCAAACAAAACGTTGCGATAGCTTATCCCTATACTTCTGGTACTTCCTACACTACTTATGCAACTCTGGTCCAAATGGTTGGTCTGGAAAAAGCCCTGAATTGGTGGGAAGAATTTGATAAGCAAAGTATTTTTCAGTATACAAAATCCGGAACCGGATGTATACCGATGGTAGGATTAGGTGAAATAGCAGTTGGTATTGCTTTCTCCCACGATATCCTCGCCAAAGGTGTAAATGAAGGATATCCAGTGGTTATGACCTTCCCCTTAGAAGGAACTGGTTATGAAGTAGGAGGATTATCTTTAATTAAAGGCGGACCGGAACCGGAATTAGCAAAGCAATTTATTGACTGGTGTTTTACCAAAAAAGCCCAGGATTTATTCCAGAAATATAACCGTTTACCGGTAAATCCGAAAGCAACAGTTGCCGAAGGTTCAGTAACTTTAGATAAAGTAAAATTAATCGACTATGACGCAATCTGGGCAGGCGAGCACAAAGATGAATTGGTTACTGCTTGGAGAGATAGAATAGGAAAATAA